The Streptomyces sp. NBC_00162 sequence TGGGCAGCGGCCTGGAGGAGCAACGGCTCCTGGTCCTCGGGATAGCGGGTCGCCGTGCGGATGAGGCGCTCGGCTTCGGCGATGTGCTCGGCAGGCGTGTCAGGGCGCATGGATCACACCGTACTGCTGCTGGTCAGTTGACGGGGGAGGACTTAGGGTGCCGCCCGTGCGGGATCACATACCTGTGGTGGTTCAGGGGAGCGGCCGGCGGGTGCGCCGGGTCGGTCTCGCGGGGGTGCTGTGGGCGGCCGCCGAGCTGACCGTCACTGTGGGGGTGGTGGTCCTGTTGCTGGTGGTGCATCAGGTGTGGTGGACCAACCGGCAGGCCGTCGCCGCCGCGCAGGAGCAGGTCAGGGAGTTGGAGAGTGACTGGGCCCGTGCGCCGGATGGTCCGGAGGAGCCCACCGATCCGGTTGCTTCCGCTCCTTCCGGCGACGAGGAATCCGTTTCGTCGCCGTCGCCGAAGGTCTCTGCGACCGTGCCGGCCCGTGCCCCTGCGGCCAAGCCGCCGGCCCGGGACCAGGCGTACGCCGTCCTGCGGATCCCCCGGCTCGGTCTCACCGTCCCCGTCGCTCAGGGGATCGACAAGCGGGCCGTGCTCGACAAGGGCTACGCCGGGCAGTACCCCGGGACCGCGCGGCCCGGGGAGCAGGGGAACTTCGCGCTGGCCGGGCACCGCAATACGCATGGGGAGCCGTTCCGGTACATCAACCGGCTGCGGGCCGGGGACGAACTGATCGTCGAGGTGCGCGGGCAGCGGTACACGTACGTCGTCGGGAAGGTGCTCGGTGAGACGACCGAGCGGGACACCGGGGTCATCGCGCCGGTGCCGCGGAGCCTGGTGAAGCCGGACTACGGGTACAGCGAGCCCGGTGCGTACATCACGCTCACCACCTGCACGCCCGAGTACACGTCCAAGTACCGGCTCGTGGTGTGGGGGACTCTGAGGTCTTGATCCGACCTCGTTGTCAGTGGGGCCGGTTAGTATCGATCGCAAGGAGCGGGTCTCGTACGGAGGTTCGCGCGGGGGAGTGGAAGGGGGAGGTCCGAATGGCTCGGCGCTTTCTTCTTCTGTTTGCCCGGACCTCACTGGTGCTGGTGCTGCTCGGGGGAGTCCTCGGGCTGTTCGCCGGGGAGGGTGGGCTGGGAGCGGTCGTTGTCGCTCTGGCCGCCACCGTTGCCGTGGGCGCCGAGGCCCTGGCCGCCGCCGCACGTCTGGTGCGGCCCGTGCCGCCGCACCGAATACGCACCGCGATCCGTGATCGCGAGCAGCGCACGGCGTTCCTGCCGCAGCGCGATCCCGATGCCTCGGGCCGGTCGCGGCCCAGGGCGCCCGGCCGTCTGGTCCCGACGGCCGCGTAGGGGCGCGCAGTAACCTCACGCCTTCTCTGATCACTGTTGTCGCCCCTCGCGGGTCGTCACGCCGAAATGCATCTCCCTGCATCTCTTTCGACGTCGACGAGACCCTTCGGAGGGCCCACGTGTCCGTTTTCACCCACCTTGTTGCCGAGC is a genomic window containing:
- a CDS encoding class E sortase; translated protein: MRDHIPVVVQGSGRRVRRVGLAGVLWAAAELTVTVGVVVLLLVVHQVWWTNRQAVAAAQEQVRELESDWARAPDGPEEPTDPVASAPSGDEESVSSPSPKVSATVPARAPAAKPPARDQAYAVLRIPRLGLTVPVAQGIDKRAVLDKGYAGQYPGTARPGEQGNFALAGHRNTHGEPFRYINRLRAGDELIVEVRGQRYTYVVGKVLGETTERDTGVIAPVPRSLVKPDYGYSEPGAYITLTTCTPEYTSKYRLVVWGTLRS
- a CDS encoding DUF6412 domain-containing protein, yielding MARRFLLLFARTSLVLVLLGGVLGLFAGEGGLGAVVVALAATVAVGAEALAAAARLVRPVPPHRIRTAIRDREQRTAFLPQRDPDASGRSRPRAPGRLVPTAA